One Drosophila virilis strain 15010-1051.87 chromosome 5, Dvir_AGI_RSII-ME, whole genome shotgun sequence DNA window includes the following coding sequences:
- the Mctp gene encoding multiple C2 and transmembrane domain-containing protein isoform X2, producing MLTKSATFASTARIHYLEREEQRPCSSRLPAAGSVDASAASASPPSGVGISPQGSPQLQQRLGKHLSKSASELNGHDCHSNESPHLSPKRAKSAASQQLVSGSSSVVGVSSGAGVLQKTHGFFNNLRHRWSRAKSKDRIGRKSPSDFLEESTDYAADYSSESSSVTQSPRHRATTIGSPLARDFRATAKMAQVIQRFGGSMEGRIDEQPEHGNSLAPTAGASGATAQQQQLDALQLRVHLKSGCDLVAMDKNGLSDPYVKFKVGGRLLHKSRTIHRDLNPVWDEVFIVPVEDPFQPIIVKVFDYDWGLQDDFMGSAKIDLTQLELGKAEDINLQLSDTNNGEPGLSMGEILINLTLWPRSQEDKEMHFQRNSKLAESSKRLKSQIWSSVVTILLVKAKDLPLAEDGSKLIDIHFKFRLGNEKYKSKSSWTERWLEQFDLHLFDEDQNLELALWNRNTLYGKANIDLSVFQRETTHGIWKPLEDCSGEVFLMLTISGTTALETISDLKAFKEDPRETQLLRERYRFLRSLQNLRDVGHLTVKVFGATGLAAADIGGKSDPFCVLELGNARLQTQTEYKTLTPSWNKIFTFNIKDITQVLEVTVYDEDRDHRVEFLGKLVIPLLRIKSGVKRWYTLKDKNLCVRAKGNSPQIQLELIVIWNEVRAVCRALQPKEEKLIQQEAKFKRQLFLRNVNRLKQIIMDILEAARYVQSCFEWESPVRSIIAFVLWIVACVYGDLETVPLVLLLIILKKWLIRLITGTTDANAGHYDYEYDEDDDDDKEKEEKKSIKERLQAIQEVSQTVQNTIGYLASLGESTINTFNFSVPELTWLAVVLLLSAIFVLHFVPLRWLLLFWGFMKFSRRLLRPNTIPNNELLDFLSRVPDNEEINQYRELPPSATTDQARNNPKKKLKGS from the exons ATGTTGACAAAGTCAGCAACATTTGCCTCAACag CTCGCATACACTACTTGGAGCGTGAGGAACAGCGCCCTTGCAGCAGCCGCTTGCCCGCCGCCGGCAGCGTTGATGCCAGCGCTGCCAGCGCCTCGCCGCCGAGTGGAGTTGGCATCTCGCCGCAAGGCTCgccgcagttgcagcagcGCCTGGGCAAGCATCTGAGCAAGTCCGCATCGGAGCTGAATGGTCACGATTGCCACAGCAACGAGTCACCGCATCTGTCTCCGAAACGGGCCAAAAGCGCCGCCTCACAGCAGCTCgtaagcggcagcagcagtgtTGTGGGCGTGTCCAGCGGCGCAGGCGTACTGCAGAAGACGCACGGCTTCTTTAACAATCTGAGGCATCGCTGGAGTCGCGCCAAGAGCAAAGACCGCATTGGCCGCAAATCGCCCAGCGATTTTCTGGAGGAGAGCACCGACTATGCCGCCGACTACAGCTCCGAGAGCAGCTCCGTAACGCAAAGTCCACGACATCGGGCCACCACAATTGGTTCACCGCTGGCGCGAGATTTTCGTGCCACTGCGAAAATGGCGCAGGTTATCCAACGCTTCGGCGGCTCCATGGAGGGTCGCATCGACGAGCAGCCCGAGCATGGCAACAGCCTCGCCCCGACCGCCGGCGCCAGTggtgcaacagctcagcagcagcagctggatgCTCTGCAG CTGCGCGTCCATCTCAAATCCGGCTGCGACCTGGTGGCCATGGACAAGAATG GACTGAGTGATCCTTATGTCAAATTCAAGGTGGGCGGCCGACTACTGCACAAGTCGCGCACCATTCACCGCGACCTCAATCCTGTGTGGGACGAGGTGTTCATTGTGCCCGTGGAGGACCCATTTCAGCCGATTATTGTCAAG GTCTTTGACTACGATTGGGGACTGCAGGATGATTTTATGGGCTCGGCGAAAATTGATCTCACTCAACTGGAGCTGGGCAAGGCGGAAGATATCAATCTGCAGCTAAGCGATACGAACAACGGGGAGCCGGGCCTCAGCATGGGCGAGATACTCATCAATCTGACGCTGTGGCCGCGCAGTCAGGAGGATAAGGAAATG CACTTTCAACGCAATTCCAAACTAGCTGAGTCATCGAAGCGTCTTAAGTCGCAAATCTGGAGCTCCGTGGTGACAATACTTCTGGTCAAGGCCAAAGATCTGCCGCTTGCTGAGGATGGCAGCAAGCTCATCGACATACACTTCAAGTTCAG ATTGGGCAATGAGAAGTACAAGAGCAAGTCTTCCTGGACGGAGCGCTGGCTGGAGCAGTTCGATTTGCATCTGTTCGATGAGGATCAGAATCTGGAGCTGGCTCTCTGGAATCGCAATACGCTGTACGGCAAGGCCAACATTGATCTGAGCGTCTTCCAGCGCGAGACCACACATGGCATCTGGAAGCCATTGGAGGATTGTTCCGGCGAGGTCTTCCTCATGCTCACCATAAGCGGCACCACGGCCCTTGAGACGATTAGCGACCTGAAGGCGTTTAAGGAGGATCCGCGCGAGACCCAGCTCCTGCGCGAACGGTATCGCTTTCTGCGCAGTCTGCAAAATCTACGTGATGTGGGTCATCTCACGGTCAAGGTGTTTGGCGCCACGGGCTTGGCAGCGGCCGATATAGGCGGCAAATCGGATCCCTTCTGCGTGCTGGAGCTGGGCAATGCGCGTCTCCAGACGCAAACCGAGTACAAGACGCTGACGCCCAGCTGGAATAAGATCTTTACCTT CAATATCAAGGATATCACCCAGGTGCTGGAGGTTACAGTATATGATGAGGATCGCGATCATCGTGTGGAGTTCCTGGGCAAGCTCGTGATTCCCCTGCTGCGCATCAAGAGCGGAGTCAAGCGCTGGTACACGCTCAAGGATAAGAATCTGTGCGTGCGCGCCAAGGGCAACTCGCCGCAGATACAGCTGGAGCTGATTGTGATCTGGAACGAGGTCAGGGCAGTGTGTCGCGCCCTGCAGCCCAAGGAAGAGAAGCTCATCCAGCAGGAGGCCAAGTTCAAGCGACAGCTCTTCCTGCGCAATGTCAATCGCCTCAAGCAGATTATAATGGATATACTGGAGGCGGCACGTTATGTCCA GAGCTGCTTCGAGTGGGAATCGCCCGTGCGCTCGATCATTGCCTTCGTGCTGTGGATTGTTGCCTGCGTCTATGGCGATCTGGAGACGGTGccgctggtgctgctgctcatcATACTGAA AAAGTGGCTCATTAGGCTCATCACAGGCACAACAGACGCCAATGCGGGCCACTATGATTACGAGTACGACGaggacgacgatgatgacaaGGAGAAGGAGGAGAAAAAGTCAATTAAGGAGCGACTCCAGGCCATACAGGAGGTCTCTCAGACCGTACAAAACACGATCGGCTATCTGGCCTCCCTCGGCGAGAGCACCATCAA CACATTTAACTTTTCCGTCCCTGAACTGACCTGGCTGgcggtggtgctgctgctgagcgCCATATTCGTGCTGCATTTCGTGCCGCTGCGCTGGCTGCTGCTCTTCTGGGGCTTCATGAAGTTCTCGCGGCGCCTGCTGCGCCCCAACACCATACCGAACAACGAGCTGCTGGACTTCCTATCACGCGTGCCCGACAATGAGGAGATT AACCAGTACAGGGAGCTGCCGCCGTCGGCGACCACTGACCAGGCACGCAACAATCCCAAGAAGAAACTCAAGGGCTCATAG
- the Mctp gene encoding multiple C2 and transmembrane domain-containing protein isoform X1 encodes MLTKSATFASTARIHYLEREEQRPCSSRLPAAGSVDASAASASPPSGVGISPQGSPQLQQRLGKHLSKSASELNGHDCHSNESPHLSPKRAKSAASQQLVSGSSSVVGVSSGAGVLQKTHGFFNNLRHRWSRAKSKDRIGRKSPSDFLEESTDYAADYSSESSSVTQSPRHRATTIGSPLARDFRATAKMAQVIQRFGGSMEGRIDEQPEHGNSLAPTAGASGATAQQQQLDALQVDELRRKRETQLRQFVFFQLRVHLKSGCDLVAMDKNGLSDPYVKFKVGGRLLHKSRTIHRDLNPVWDEVFIVPVEDPFQPIIVKVFDYDWGLQDDFMGSAKIDLTQLELGKAEDINLQLSDTNNGEPGLSMGEILINLTLWPRSQEDKEMHFQRNSKLAESSKRLKSQIWSSVVTILLVKAKDLPLAEDGSKLIDIHFKFRLGNEKYKSKSSWTERWLEQFDLHLFDEDQNLELALWNRNTLYGKANIDLSVFQRETTHGIWKPLEDCSGEVFLMLTISGTTALETISDLKAFKEDPRETQLLRERYRFLRSLQNLRDVGHLTVKVFGATGLAAADIGGKSDPFCVLELGNARLQTQTEYKTLTPSWNKIFTFNIKDITQVLEVTVYDEDRDHRVEFLGKLVIPLLRIKSGVKRWYTLKDKNLCVRAKGNSPQIQLELIVIWNEVRAVCRALQPKEEKLIQQEAKFKRQLFLRNVNRLKQIIMDILEAARYVQSCFEWESPVRSIIAFVLWIVACVYGDLETVPLVLLLIILKKWLIRLITGTTDANAGHYDYEYDEDDDDDKEKEEKKSIKERLQAIQEVSQTVQNTIGYLASLGESTINTFNFSVPELTWLAVVLLLSAIFVLHFVPLRWLLLFWGFMKFSRRLLRPNTIPNNELLDFLSRVPDNEEINQYRELPPSATTDQARNNPKKKLKGS; translated from the exons ATGTTGACAAAGTCAGCAACATTTGCCTCAACag CTCGCATACACTACTTGGAGCGTGAGGAACAGCGCCCTTGCAGCAGCCGCTTGCCCGCCGCCGGCAGCGTTGATGCCAGCGCTGCCAGCGCCTCGCCGCCGAGTGGAGTTGGCATCTCGCCGCAAGGCTCgccgcagttgcagcagcGCCTGGGCAAGCATCTGAGCAAGTCCGCATCGGAGCTGAATGGTCACGATTGCCACAGCAACGAGTCACCGCATCTGTCTCCGAAACGGGCCAAAAGCGCCGCCTCACAGCAGCTCgtaagcggcagcagcagtgtTGTGGGCGTGTCCAGCGGCGCAGGCGTACTGCAGAAGACGCACGGCTTCTTTAACAATCTGAGGCATCGCTGGAGTCGCGCCAAGAGCAAAGACCGCATTGGCCGCAAATCGCCCAGCGATTTTCTGGAGGAGAGCACCGACTATGCCGCCGACTACAGCTCCGAGAGCAGCTCCGTAACGCAAAGTCCACGACATCGGGCCACCACAATTGGTTCACCGCTGGCGCGAGATTTTCGTGCCACTGCGAAAATGGCGCAGGTTATCCAACGCTTCGGCGGCTCCATGGAGGGTCGCATCGACGAGCAGCCCGAGCATGGCAACAGCCTCGCCCCGACCGCCGGCGCCAGTggtgcaacagctcagcagcagcagctggatgCTCTGCAG GTCGACGAGCTGCGTCGCAAGCGGGAGACACAATTACGACAATTCGTCTTCTTTCAGCTGCGCGTCCATCTCAAATCCGGCTGCGACCTGGTGGCCATGGACAAGAATG GACTGAGTGATCCTTATGTCAAATTCAAGGTGGGCGGCCGACTACTGCACAAGTCGCGCACCATTCACCGCGACCTCAATCCTGTGTGGGACGAGGTGTTCATTGTGCCCGTGGAGGACCCATTTCAGCCGATTATTGTCAAG GTCTTTGACTACGATTGGGGACTGCAGGATGATTTTATGGGCTCGGCGAAAATTGATCTCACTCAACTGGAGCTGGGCAAGGCGGAAGATATCAATCTGCAGCTAAGCGATACGAACAACGGGGAGCCGGGCCTCAGCATGGGCGAGATACTCATCAATCTGACGCTGTGGCCGCGCAGTCAGGAGGATAAGGAAATG CACTTTCAACGCAATTCCAAACTAGCTGAGTCATCGAAGCGTCTTAAGTCGCAAATCTGGAGCTCCGTGGTGACAATACTTCTGGTCAAGGCCAAAGATCTGCCGCTTGCTGAGGATGGCAGCAAGCTCATCGACATACACTTCAAGTTCAG ATTGGGCAATGAGAAGTACAAGAGCAAGTCTTCCTGGACGGAGCGCTGGCTGGAGCAGTTCGATTTGCATCTGTTCGATGAGGATCAGAATCTGGAGCTGGCTCTCTGGAATCGCAATACGCTGTACGGCAAGGCCAACATTGATCTGAGCGTCTTCCAGCGCGAGACCACACATGGCATCTGGAAGCCATTGGAGGATTGTTCCGGCGAGGTCTTCCTCATGCTCACCATAAGCGGCACCACGGCCCTTGAGACGATTAGCGACCTGAAGGCGTTTAAGGAGGATCCGCGCGAGACCCAGCTCCTGCGCGAACGGTATCGCTTTCTGCGCAGTCTGCAAAATCTACGTGATGTGGGTCATCTCACGGTCAAGGTGTTTGGCGCCACGGGCTTGGCAGCGGCCGATATAGGCGGCAAATCGGATCCCTTCTGCGTGCTGGAGCTGGGCAATGCGCGTCTCCAGACGCAAACCGAGTACAAGACGCTGACGCCCAGCTGGAATAAGATCTTTACCTT CAATATCAAGGATATCACCCAGGTGCTGGAGGTTACAGTATATGATGAGGATCGCGATCATCGTGTGGAGTTCCTGGGCAAGCTCGTGATTCCCCTGCTGCGCATCAAGAGCGGAGTCAAGCGCTGGTACACGCTCAAGGATAAGAATCTGTGCGTGCGCGCCAAGGGCAACTCGCCGCAGATACAGCTGGAGCTGATTGTGATCTGGAACGAGGTCAGGGCAGTGTGTCGCGCCCTGCAGCCCAAGGAAGAGAAGCTCATCCAGCAGGAGGCCAAGTTCAAGCGACAGCTCTTCCTGCGCAATGTCAATCGCCTCAAGCAGATTATAATGGATATACTGGAGGCGGCACGTTATGTCCA GAGCTGCTTCGAGTGGGAATCGCCCGTGCGCTCGATCATTGCCTTCGTGCTGTGGATTGTTGCCTGCGTCTATGGCGATCTGGAGACGGTGccgctggtgctgctgctcatcATACTGAA AAAGTGGCTCATTAGGCTCATCACAGGCACAACAGACGCCAATGCGGGCCACTATGATTACGAGTACGACGaggacgacgatgatgacaaGGAGAAGGAGGAGAAAAAGTCAATTAAGGAGCGACTCCAGGCCATACAGGAGGTCTCTCAGACCGTACAAAACACGATCGGCTATCTGGCCTCCCTCGGCGAGAGCACCATCAA CACATTTAACTTTTCCGTCCCTGAACTGACCTGGCTGgcggtggtgctgctgctgagcgCCATATTCGTGCTGCATTTCGTGCCGCTGCGCTGGCTGCTGCTCTTCTGGGGCTTCATGAAGTTCTCGCGGCGCCTGCTGCGCCCCAACACCATACCGAACAACGAGCTGCTGGACTTCCTATCACGCGTGCCCGACAATGAGGAGATT AACCAGTACAGGGAGCTGCCGCCGTCGGCGACCACTGACCAGGCACGCAACAATCCCAAGAAGAAACTCAAGGGCTCATAG
- the Mctp gene encoding multiple C2 and transmembrane domain-containing protein isoform X3 yields MDWPGPIYRVAPRMLLKRLRQQHSELREQLELGCEELKEHFQRNSKLAESSKRLKSQIWSSVVTILLVKAKDLPLAEDGSKLIDIHFKFRLGNEKYKSKSSWTERWLEQFDLHLFDEDQNLELALWNRNTLYGKANIDLSVFQRETTHGIWKPLEDCSGEVFLMLTISGTTALETISDLKAFKEDPRETQLLRERYRFLRSLQNLRDVGHLTVKVFGATGLAAADIGGKSDPFCVLELGNARLQTQTEYKTLTPSWNKIFTFNIKDITQVLEVTVYDEDRDHRVEFLGKLVIPLLRIKSGVKRWYTLKDKNLCVRAKGNSPQIQLELIVIWNEVRAVCRALQPKEEKLIQQEAKFKRQLFLRNVNRLKQIIMDILEAARYVQSCFEWESPVRSIIAFVLWIVACVYGDLETVPLVLLLIILKKWLIRLITGTTDANAGHYDYEYDEDDDDDKEKEEKKSIKERLQAIQEVSQTVQNTIGYLASLGESTINTFNFSVPELTWLAVVLLLSAIFVLHFVPLRWLLLFWGFMKFSRRLLRPNTIPNNELLDFLSRVPDNEEINQYRELPPSATTDQARNNPKKKLKGS; encoded by the exons ATGGATTGGCCTGGTCCAATTTACCGGGTTGCGCCGCGCATGTTGCTCAAGAGGCTGCGCCAGCAGCACAGCGAGCTACGtgagcagctggagctgggctGCGAGGAACTAAAGGAG CACTTTCAACGCAATTCCAAACTAGCTGAGTCATCGAAGCGTCTTAAGTCGCAAATCTGGAGCTCCGTGGTGACAATACTTCTGGTCAAGGCCAAAGATCTGCCGCTTGCTGAGGATGGCAGCAAGCTCATCGACATACACTTCAAGTTCAG ATTGGGCAATGAGAAGTACAAGAGCAAGTCTTCCTGGACGGAGCGCTGGCTGGAGCAGTTCGATTTGCATCTGTTCGATGAGGATCAGAATCTGGAGCTGGCTCTCTGGAATCGCAATACGCTGTACGGCAAGGCCAACATTGATCTGAGCGTCTTCCAGCGCGAGACCACACATGGCATCTGGAAGCCATTGGAGGATTGTTCCGGCGAGGTCTTCCTCATGCTCACCATAAGCGGCACCACGGCCCTTGAGACGATTAGCGACCTGAAGGCGTTTAAGGAGGATCCGCGCGAGACCCAGCTCCTGCGCGAACGGTATCGCTTTCTGCGCAGTCTGCAAAATCTACGTGATGTGGGTCATCTCACGGTCAAGGTGTTTGGCGCCACGGGCTTGGCAGCGGCCGATATAGGCGGCAAATCGGATCCCTTCTGCGTGCTGGAGCTGGGCAATGCGCGTCTCCAGACGCAAACCGAGTACAAGACGCTGACGCCCAGCTGGAATAAGATCTTTACCTT CAATATCAAGGATATCACCCAGGTGCTGGAGGTTACAGTATATGATGAGGATCGCGATCATCGTGTGGAGTTCCTGGGCAAGCTCGTGATTCCCCTGCTGCGCATCAAGAGCGGAGTCAAGCGCTGGTACACGCTCAAGGATAAGAATCTGTGCGTGCGCGCCAAGGGCAACTCGCCGCAGATACAGCTGGAGCTGATTGTGATCTGGAACGAGGTCAGGGCAGTGTGTCGCGCCCTGCAGCCCAAGGAAGAGAAGCTCATCCAGCAGGAGGCCAAGTTCAAGCGACAGCTCTTCCTGCGCAATGTCAATCGCCTCAAGCAGATTATAATGGATATACTGGAGGCGGCACGTTATGTCCA GAGCTGCTTCGAGTGGGAATCGCCCGTGCGCTCGATCATTGCCTTCGTGCTGTGGATTGTTGCCTGCGTCTATGGCGATCTGGAGACGGTGccgctggtgctgctgctcatcATACTGAA AAAGTGGCTCATTAGGCTCATCACAGGCACAACAGACGCCAATGCGGGCCACTATGATTACGAGTACGACGaggacgacgatgatgacaaGGAGAAGGAGGAGAAAAAGTCAATTAAGGAGCGACTCCAGGCCATACAGGAGGTCTCTCAGACCGTACAAAACACGATCGGCTATCTGGCCTCCCTCGGCGAGAGCACCATCAA CACATTTAACTTTTCCGTCCCTGAACTGACCTGGCTGgcggtggtgctgctgctgagcgCCATATTCGTGCTGCATTTCGTGCCGCTGCGCTGGCTGCTGCTCTTCTGGGGCTTCATGAAGTTCTCGCGGCGCCTGCTGCGCCCCAACACCATACCGAACAACGAGCTGCTGGACTTCCTATCACGCGTGCCCGACAATGAGGAGATT AACCAGTACAGGGAGCTGCCGCCGTCGGCGACCACTGACCAGGCACGCAACAATCCCAAGAAGAAACTCAAGGGCTCATAG
- the LOC6627203 gene encoding probable 3-hydroxyisobutyrate dehydrogenase, mitochondrial, translating to MSLRIVSQSLFNAWSQTLVRGMSTQGGSKNIGFVGLGNMGGHMASNLIKAGHKLHVFDISKPACDSLKAKGATVYSKTAELAQNSDFVITMLPNNDIVDASYEEMTANGVNKNTIFIDSSTIDPNLVKSLQKRISAKGARFIDAPVSGGVPGAEQATLTFMVGGTEAEYNAVKAVLECMGKRITHCGDYGMGQAAKLANNMMLAISMIGVSEAMNLAMRLGLNPKTFAEIINSSTGRCWASEVYNPVPGVSPTAPANNSYKGGFSTDLITKDLGLASGVATASNTPIPMGALAHQIYRTLKSQGLGNKDFSVVYDFMKNDKY from the coding sequence ATGTCGCTTCGCATTGTGTCGCAGTCCCTGTTCAACGCCTGGAGCCAGACCCTGGTGCGTGGCATGTCCACGCAGGGTGGCTCCAAAAACATCGGCTTCGTCGGCCTGGGCAACATGGGCGGCCACATGGCCAGCAACCTGATCAAGGCCGGCCACAAGCTGCATGTCTTCGATATCTCGAAGCCCGCCTGCGACAGCCTGAAGGCCAAGGGCGCCACGGTGTACTCCAAGACTGCGGAGCTGGCCCAAAACTCGGACTTCGTGATCACCATGCTGCCCAACAATGACATTGTGGACGCCTCGTACGAGGAGATGACCGCCAATGGCGTCAACAAGAACACCATCTTTATTGACTCCTCCACCATTGATCCCAATCTGGTCAAGTCGCTGCAGAAGCGCATCAGCGCCAAGGGCGCACGCTTCATTGATGCTCCCGTCTCTGGCGGCGTGCCCGGCGCCGAGCAGGCCACGTTGACCTTCATGGTGGGCGGCACCGAGGCGGAGTACAATGCGGTTAAGGCTGTGCTCGAGTGCATGGGCAAACGCATCACACACTGCGGCGACTATGGCATGGGCCAGGCCGCCAAGTTGGCCAACAACATGATGCTGGCCATCTCCATGATTGGCGTCTCTGAGGCCATGAATCTGGCCATGCGCCTGGGCCTGAATCCCAAGACTTTCGCTGAGATCATCAACTCGTCCACCGGCCGCTGCTGGGCCTCCGAGGTGTACAATCCCGTGCCCGGCGTCTCGCCGACCGCACCAGCCAACAACTCATACAAGGGTGGCTTCTCCACAGATCTGATTACCAAGGATTTGGGTCTAGCCTCGGGCGTGGCCACCGCCTCCAACACGCCCATTCCCATGGGCGCCCTGGCCCACCAGATCTACCGCACGCTCAAGTCACAGGGACTGGGCAACAAGGACTTCTCCGTGGTCTACGACTTCATGAAGAACGACAAATACTAA